The stretch of DNA GTCCCTCATTGACCTCTGTTATTCCTCTGTGATTACACCCAAAATGCTGATGAACTTCTTAGTAAAGAAGAATGTCATTTCTTACATGGGGTGCATGACCCAGCTctacttgttttgcttttttggcgTTTCTGAATGTTATGTGTTGACATCAATGGCCTATGATCGTTATGTGGCTATCTGCAATCCACTCTTGTATAACACTGCTATGTCCCCTAAGGTGTGCTTCTATCTTATGCTTGGAACATATTTGATGGGTTTTTCTGGTGCCACGATCCACACTGGTTTCATGCTTCGACTGACCTTCTGTGATGGGAACACCATCAACCACTACTTCTGTGACCTCCTCCCTTTGCTGCAGCTCTCCTGCACTAGCACCTATGTAAATGAGATGGAACTGCTCATTGTAGTAGGAAAGGACATTGTTGTTCCTACTTCCATCATTTTTACTTCCTATGGCTTCATTCTTTGCACCATACTCCAGGTGAGATCCACTGACAGTAAATACAAAGCCTTCAGTACCTGCAGTTCACATTTATTTGCAGTTTCTCTGTTTTTTGGATCAAGCATATTTATGTATCTTCAGCCCTCCTCAGCTGGGTCTATGAATAAGGAGAAAATTTCTTCCATCTTTTATACTATCCTGGTTCCCATGATGAATCCCTTAATCTACAGCTTGAGGAACAAAGATGTTAAAGTTGCCCTGAGAAAAACTCTGAGAAGGACAAAATATTGATCAAAATTTGATTAAACCTTTGTCTATAACTAAACACCAGAGAAAATATCAGTGGCTAGTGCTTTGTGAGTGCAGCTTTCTTGTCACATTTCTTTCTGCCATGGGTTCTTATGTTTGAAGTTATATTGTTTGCAGGCTCTTCAATCTTAAGTTTAATAAAATGCCTTTGTGGAATAACACTTCTGTCTGCCACCTGAAATGAAATATGAATCCTGCATCATgcctgtggtttttttcttcctctcctaggCTTGGATAAACTACTTTCAAATGCTAGTGGTTGATACATAAAGCTATTAGTGCCTTGGCTTTTGCAAGTGTAAAGAAAGGATCACACATTCATTCCTCAATGTCTGAAAAGTGTTAAAAGAATCAATTGAGTTGAATTAGTCAGCAGTTTGATTTCATATTTTTAGAGACTTTTCAAAAGTAGATAGCCAAGTCTCAGGCACTTCTTAGTCAGGAACTTCTtaatctttttgttgtgtttcatTGTGTGAATGGCATATTGAAGATCTGAAGAAAATATAATACTGAAGTTGATCCAGCTGAGTGTTATATCAGAATTATAATTAACCTTTGACAAGATTATAAGGAAATATACCCAGCCTGCCTAATCAGGAATGTCAAATAGGTGGAAACAGAAGAATTAGGAGTTCTAGGCTACCCTCTGAATGTATTTTAAACAAACACCTGTGCCTATCTCTTTGGCTATCAGAATATTGAAAAAATAGACTACAATAATTTATATCTCTAGGAATCTCTTGCTGGTAAATAGATCGAAGCACTAGGGGAAATTTGTCTGCCAGAAGAGGATCTTGTCTCATGTAGAAAGATTGACAACTTTCAGATCACTTTGTGAGAAATACTGATCTTTCAGGACAGACAAAGAATTAAGTCAATAATGGATAGGACCACATCTTAGCCAGACCACACAATTGCTTATgattttgccttttatttaaaGCTTGCCATCAAGTCAGATTTCCCTGAAAATGTCCTTGAGGAGCAAGTGTCACTGAAACTCTTCCCAAATTTGCTTCATTGGGCGATCTCTATATTCTGCTCTTCACtattaatttggtttttatttgtttatatttgagaTACTATTATATGCAAcatgtcttccatctctttcacCCCTTTAAGCCCAGCCTTAAACCCCTCCCTGTTCTCCTTAAAATTCATGGAATCTTTATTTATCAATTCttatttaaatgcatatttatgtttttaagtacACAGATAATATTTTGGCTCTTTTAATTGACATTTGGAGAATGGATGTTTGGATCTGGCTTATTGGGGCAAAAACTGTGAAGACAATTACATGAACAGAGGTGAATGGTACTACTTTATTTGGGAAATTTTGGC from Onychomys torridus chromosome 7, mOncTor1.1, whole genome shotgun sequence encodes:
- the LOC118587434 gene encoding olfactory receptor 145-like → MAVANGSLVTEFILLGITEEPDLQVPLFLLFLVIYMVTTLGNLTLIILIVLNSHLHTPMYFFLFNLSLIDLCYSSVITPKMLMNFLVKKNVISYMGCMTQLYLFCFFGVSECYVLTSMAYDRYVAICNPLLYNTAMSPKVCFYLMLGTYLMGFSGATIHTGFMLRLTFCDGNTINHYFCDLLPLLQLSCTSTYVNEMELLIVVGKDIVVPTSIIFTSYGFILCTILQVRSTDSKYKAFSTCSSHLFAVSLFFGSSIFMYLQPSSAGSMNKEKISSIFYTILVPMMNPLIYSLRNKDVKVALRKTLRRTKY